One segment of Primulina tabacum isolate GXHZ01 chromosome 6, ASM2559414v2, whole genome shotgun sequence DNA contains the following:
- the LOC142549902 gene encoding uncharacterized protein LOC142549902 — MFRFYVSLPVRFEGIRSLYSDKLFPSVYSANRLINALLWEQILISRTSYEADRSSTGPIRQTYQYTIHFSSPAKSRPLSALSLTYLLSAKLPIALRTITHSCEMALTNFLLTVAGVSAVILLMRSDVKQSASIFRRNVRHIRNWLEEESTAAAKLWFSG; from the exons ATGTTCCGCTTCTACGTCTCTCTTCCTGTTCGCTTCGAG GGGATTAGGAGCTTGTACTCTGACAAATTATTCCCGTCTGTGTACTCTGCGAACAG ATTAATCAACGCCTTGCTTTGGGAACAAATTTTGATTTCCCGGACCTCTTATGAGGCCGACCGCTCAAGTACAGGCCCAATAAGGCAAACCTATCAATACACTATTCACTTCTCTTCTCCGGCTAAAAGTCGGCCGCTCTCGGCTCTCTCTCTTACTTATCTTCTCTCCGCTAag CTTCCAATAGCTTTACGAACAATCACTCATTCCTGTGAAATGGCATTGACGAATTTCCTACTGACGGTGGCCGGAGTAAGCGCCGTGATTTTGCTGATGAGGAGTGACGTCAAACAGTCTGCTTCAATCTTCCGCCGCAACGTCCGTCACATCCGTAACTGGCTCGAAGAAGAGTCTACCGCAGCCGCCAA GTTATGGTTCTCTGGATGA
- the LOC142550314 gene encoding protein LAZY 1-like, producing MPSYMKLYLFNFYFLVQFLGLMHRKMMQNNTEPVKYSIIGNFLKENLFQLCQIHNSWNFTFSYILSSQFIALNKLNENLYHHSSYMRKYYKKSIKTLSQANIKSQKSLKRYEANVEEMLSNEELFEPFDFLAIGTFGIEPLDAGPPTPTLPAPFEKLTDQQTRTDVTANDLKLINYEIEKFLEAEEKGKTNDTSERNGQERMIIHSNKPIEGGMEVVACPLQKYLFATSIEQAETETKTQKEKISLGELFTRHDDVNDPIMKCEEAELLTNKGKVARIIKKVVKKFHSSVRSCLDASKNDDEVPLEIKKKLSKVMKMFHKKIYPEEMNGKKFIKLQKGKKNNEDATKNNKMSTKKLSSDSIRKGAPTEHGWHGHWIKTDSNCKMKFEI from the exons ATGCCAAGCTATATGAAGTTATATCTctttaacttttattttttggtGCAGTTTCTAGGTTTGATGCACCGTAAGATGATGCAAAACAACACAGAGCCAGTGAAGTATTCCATCATTGGTAACTTCCTTAAAGAAAACTTGTTCCAACTTTGTCAAATTCATAACAGTTGGAACTTTACTTTTTCCTACATTCTCTCTTCTCAATTCATTGCTTTAAATAAGTTGAACGAAAACTTGTATCATCACAGTTCATATATGAGG AAGTACTACAAAAAGTCTATCAAAACATTATCACAAGCAAACATCAAATCTCaaaaatctttaaaaagatATGAAGCCAATGTGGAGGAAATGCTCTCCAATGAAGAACTGTTTGAACCTTTTGATTTTCTAGCAATCGGAACTTTTGGTATAGAACCACTCGATGCTGGACCCCCGACACCAACTCTTCCTGCACCATTTGAAAAGCTTACCGACCAACAGACACGGACAGATGTAACAGCAAATGACCTCAAACTAATAAATTATGAGATAGAAAAGTTCCTAGAAGCTGAAGAGAAAGGAAAGACAAATGACACATCTGAGAGGAATGGTCAAGAAAGAATGATAATCCACAGTAACAAGCCCATAGAAGGAGGCATGGAAGTGGTGGCATGCCCTCTCCAGAAGTACCTCTTTGCCACTTCAATTGAGCAGGCTGAGACTGAAACGAAGACACAGAAAGAAAAGATTTCCCTTGGAGAACTCTTTACAAGGCATGACGATGTCAATGATCCTATAATGAAATGTGAAGAAGCAGAACTGCTAACGAATAAAGGAAAGGTAGCTCGTATCATCAAGAAAGTTGTGAAGAAGTTTCACTCCTCAGTACGTAGCTGTCTAGATGCTTCTAAGAATGATGATGAAGTACCCCTGGAAATTAAGAAGAAACTCTCTAAG GTCATGAAAATgtttcacaagaaaatttacccTGAAGAGATGAACGGAAAAAAGTTCATTAAGCTgcaaaaaggaaagaaaaacaaTGAGGATG CTaccaaaaacaacaaaatgAGCACGAAGAAATTATCTTCTGATAGCATCCGCAAAGGTGCTCCAACCGAGCATGGATGGCACGGGCATTGGATTAAAACAGATTCGAATTGTaagatgaaatttgaaatatag
- the LOC142549901 gene encoding large ribosomal subunit protein eL8y, with protein sequence MILKQRLKVPPPIHQFSKTLDKNLASNLFKMMLKYRPEDKAQKKERLLKRAQAEAEGKTPEVKKPIVVKYGLNHVTYLIEQNKAQLVVIAHDVDPIELVVWLPALCRKMEIPYCIVKGKARLGTIVHKKTASVLCLTSVKNEDKMEFSKILEAIKANFNDKYDETRKKWGGGVMGSKSQAKTKAKEKLLAKEAAQRMT encoded by the exons ATGATTTTGAAGCAGCGGTTGAAGGTTCCGCCGCCGATTCATCAGTTCTCCAAGACCCTAGACAAGAACTTGG CTTCAAATCTGTTCAAGATGATGCTCAAATACAGGCCTGAGGATAAAGCTCAGAAAAAAGAACGCCTTTTAAAAAGAGCTCAGGCTGAAGCTGAAGGAAAAACTCCTGAAGTTAAGAAGCCTATTGTCGTGAAATATGGACTGAACCATGTGACCTATCTGATTGAGCAG AACAAGGCCCAGTTGGTTGTTATTGCTCATGATGTGGATCCGATCGAATTGGTTGTATGGCTCCCTGCTTTATGCAGGAAAATGGAAATTCCATACTGCATTGTAAAGGGGAAAGCTAGGTTGGGAACT ATTGTTCACAAGAAGACTGCATCTGTCTTGTGTCTGACCTCCGTGAAGAATGAAGACAAAATGGAGTTCAGTAAAATTTTGGAAGCTATCAAG GCCAACTTCAATGACAAGTATGATGAGACTAGGAAGAAGTGGGGAGGGGGTGTTATGGGCTCAAAATCTCAGGCTAAGACAAAAGCCAAAGAAAAACTCCTTGCAAAGGAGGCTGCTCAAAGGATGACCTAA
- the LOC142549897 gene encoding putative metal-nicotianamine transporter YSL6: METEHGAAVEITEPLLLPEVEHEIERIPEWKEQITIRGLVASAILGVLFCVITHKLNLTVGIIPSLNVAAGLLGFFLVKSWTGLLSRFGFGVQPFTRQENTVIQTCVVACYGLAFSGGFGSYLLSMDEKTYKLIGEGYPGNRAEDIKDPGLLWMMGFMFVVSFLGLFSLAPLRKVMVLGYKLTYPSGTATAMLINSFHTSTGAELARKQVACLGKYLSISFCWSFFKWFFSGIGDSCGFDNFPSLGLMLFKNTFYFDFSPTYIGCGLICPHLVNCSVLLGAIISWGILWPFISQHAGDWYPAGLESNDFKGLYGYKVFIAIAVILGDGLYNLIKIVSVTIKEISTKQENLPIVKESIDGSNSNLLANQKKQDEVFLRDRIDLWFAASGYVILAAISTATMPVIFPPLKWYLVLCAYIIAPALAFCNSYGCGLTDWSLASTYGKIGLFIMASLVGSNGGVIAGLAACGVMMSIVSTAADLMQDFKTGYLTLSSAKSMFVSQLLGTAMGCVIAPLTFWMYWSAFDIGSPDSPYKAPYAVIYREMAILGVQGFSELPNHCLAICCGFFAAALAINLLRDVTPKHISRYIPIPMAMAIPFYIGAYFAIDMFVGTVILFVWERINKKDAEDYAGAVASGLICGDGIWTIPSAILSILRINPPICMYFRPSGSS, from the exons ATGGAAACAGAGCACGGCGCGGCTGTAGAAATCACGGAACCGCTGCTGTTGCCTGAAGTTGAACATGAAATTGAACGAATCCCAGAATGGAAGGAGCAGATTACAATCAGGGGGCTGGTGGCCAGCGCTATATTAGGTGTTCTTTTCTGCGTGATTACGCATAAGCTCAATCTAACCGTCGGTATCATCCCTTCGCTTAATGTTGCGGCCGGTTTGCTCGGTTTTTTCCTCGTCAAATCGTGGACTGGGCTTCTATCCAGATTTGGATTTGGGGTTCAGCCTTTTACCCGCCAGGAGAACACTGTCATTCAAACGTGCGTAGTTGCTTGCTACGGTCTCGCCTTTAGTG GGGGATTTGGGTCATATTTGCTCTCTATGGATGAGAAAACATATAAATTGATCGGTGAAGGTTACCCGGGAAATCGAGCTGAGGATATAAAGGATCCTGGTCTATTGTGGATGATGGGATTTATGTTTGTTGTTAGTTTTCTTGGACTTTTTAGTTTGGCTCCTCTTCGGAAG GTTATGGTCTTGGGTTATAAGTTGACCTACCCAAGTGGAACTGCCACAGCAATGTTGATCAATAGCTTCCACACAAGTACTGGAGCTGAGCTTGCCAG GAAGCAGGTTGCTTGCCTTGGGAAATATCTGAGCATAAGCTTCTGCTGGAGCTTCTTTAAATGGTTCTTTAGTGGCATTGGTGACTCATGTGGATTTGACAATTTCCCCAGCCTGGGATTGATGCTGTTCAAGAATAC GTTTTATTTTGACTTTAGTCCTACTTATATTGGATGCGGCCTAATTTGCCCTCATTTAGTCAATTGTTCCGTTCTCCTTGGAGCTATCATATCATGGGGTATTCTTTGGCCGTTCATTTCACAGCACGCAGGTGATTGGTATCCAGCTGGTCTTGAGAGCAATGATTTCAAAGGTCTCTATGGTTATAAG GTCTTCATAGCAATTGCTGTTATCCTTGGGGATGGGCTTTACAATTTGATTAAAATAGTATCAGTGACTATCAAGGAGATAAGCACCAAACAAGAAAATCTTCCAATTGTCAAGGAATCCATTG ATGGCAGCAATTCAAATTTATTAGCAAATCAGAAGAAACAAGATGAAGTTTTCCTCAGAGATAGGATTGATCTCTGGTTTGCCGCTTCTGGATATGTTATCTTGGCAGCTATATCAACTGCCACTATGCCAGTGATCTTTCCACCCCTAAAGTGGTATCTGGTTCTTTGCGCATACATTATTGCTCCAGCTCTCGCTTTTTGCAACTCATATGGTTGTGGGCTAACAGACTGGAGCCTGGCTTCAACTTATGGAAAGATTGGTCTTTTTATAATGGCATCACTCGTAGGAAGCAATGGTGGGGTTATAGCTGGTTTGGCAGCTTGTGGAGTTATGATGTCTATTGTATCCACAGCTGCTGATTTAATGCAGGATTTTAAAACGGGTTACCTGACTCTGTCTTCGGCTAAGTCTATGTTTGTGAGCCAATTACTTGGAACAGCCATGGGGTGTGTAATTGCACCCCTCACATTTTGGATGTATTGGAGTGCCTTTGATATTGGGTCTCCTGATAGCCCATACAAAGCACCATATGCTGTTATTTACAGGGAAATGGCCATATTGGGAGTCCAGGGATTCTCTGAACTTCCCAATCATTGCCTCGCCATTTGCTGTGGCTTCTTCGCTGCTGCATTGGCTATAAATCTTTTGAGAGATGTGACCCCAAAACATATTTCGCGGTATATTCCTATTCCTATGGCGATGGCAATCCCATTTTACATTGGAGCTTACTTTGCTATTGACATGTTCGTTGGAACTGTGATTTTATTTGTGTGGGAGCGAATAAATAAGAAGGATGCGGAGGATTACGCTGGTGCTGTTGCTTCAGGTTTGATATGCGGCGACGGGATATGGACTATACCATCTGCAATTCTTTCTATTTTAAGGATAAATCCACCCATCTGCATGTACTTCAGGCCTTCTGGAAGTAGCTAG
- the LOC142549903 gene encoding large ribosomal subunit protein eL8y-like, whose translation MILKQRLKVPPPIHQFSKTLDMNLAASLFKMMLKYRPEDEAQKKERLLKRAQAEAEGKTPEVKKPIVVKYGLNHVTYLIEQNKAQLVVIAHDVDPIELVVWLPALCRKMESPYCIVKGKARLGTVCSSMELLCILFIRRPHLSCA comes from the exons ATGATTTTGAAGCAGCGATTGAAGGTTCCGCCGCCCATTCATCAGTTCTCCAAGACCCTGGATATGAACTTGG CTGCAAGTTTGTTCAAGATGATGCTCAAATACAGGCCCGAGGATGAAGCTCAGAAGAAAGAACGCCTTCTGAAAAGAGCTCAGGCTGAAGCTGAAGGGAAAACCCCTGAAGTTAAGAAGCCTATTGTTGTGAAATATGGGCTGAACCACGTGACTTATCTGATTGAGCAG AACAAGGCCCAGTTGGTTGTTATTGCCCATGATGTGGATCCAATTGAATTGGTCGTATGGCTCCCTGCATTGTGTAGAAAAATGGAAAGTCCATACTGCATTGTTAAGGGCAAGGCTAGGTTGGGAACT GTTTGCTCTTCCATGGAACTTTTGTGCATATTGTTCATAAGAAGACCGCATCTGTCTTGTGCCTGA